From a region of the Methylocystis hirsuta genome:
- the ypfJ gene encoding KPN_02809 family neutral zinc metallopeptidase, producing MKWEDLQSSENIEDRRGGGPMTGGGPRMGAGGIGLGTMVILGLIGWALGVNPAILIGGAQMINNMRQEREAALPRQEAPRQSAPTDQLGRFVAKVVGSNEQVWSQVLPEQKGVRFQPPRLVLFNGYTQSRCGTAQSAMGPFYCPLDQRIYLDTSFFRDMQRRFGGGGDFAYAYVISHEMGHHIQNLLGILPKIQRAQQLASSRSEANALSVRAELMADCLAGVWANNANKLKPILEEGDIEQAVASAQAIGDDRQQRATRGYVVPDSFTHGSAAQRTQWLLKGLRTGSIDACNTFAR from the coding sequence ATGAAATGGGAAGATCTCCAGTCGTCCGAGAATATCGAGGATCGTCGCGGCGGCGGACCGATGACGGGGGGCGGGCCTCGCATGGGCGCAGGCGGCATCGGCCTTGGCACGATGGTGATCCTCGGACTGATCGGCTGGGCGCTCGGCGTCAATCCTGCGATTCTCATCGGCGGCGCGCAGATGATCAACAATATGCGCCAGGAGCGAGAAGCAGCGCTGCCGCGCCAGGAGGCGCCGCGGCAAAGCGCGCCGACCGATCAACTGGGGCGTTTCGTCGCGAAGGTGGTGGGCTCCAACGAGCAGGTCTGGTCGCAGGTGCTTCCCGAGCAAAAGGGCGTGCGCTTCCAGCCGCCGCGGCTCGTTCTCTTCAACGGCTACACCCAGTCGCGCTGCGGTACGGCGCAGTCGGCGATGGGGCCGTTCTATTGTCCGCTCGACCAGCGCATCTATCTCGACACGTCCTTCTTTCGCGACATGCAGCGGCGGTTCGGCGGCGGCGGCGATTTCGCCTATGCCTATGTGATCTCGCACGAGATGGGCCATCACATCCAGAATCTGCTGGGCATTCTGCCGAAGATCCAGCGGGCGCAGCAATTGGCGAGCAGCCGTTCGGAAGCCAACGCGCTTTCGGTGCGCGCGGAGCTGATGGCCGATTGCCTCGCCGGCGTCTGGGCCAACAACGCCAACAAGTTGAAGCCCATTCTCGAGGAAGGCGACATTGAGCAGGCCGTCGCTTCGGCGCAGGCGATCGGCGACGACCGGCAGCAAAGGGCTACGCGCGGCTATGTGGTGCCCGATAGCTTTACTCATGGCTCGGCGGCGCAGCGCACGCAGTGGTTGCTGAAAGGCTTGCGCACGGGCAGCATTGACGCCTGCAATACGTTCGCGCGCTAA
- a CDS encoding RidA family protein has product MTASSDTPLARLKELGLTLPAAAAPVANYVPFVRTGALLFISGQLPLGANGVDPAHKGKLGAGVSLEAGQSAARQAALNVLAQANAAVGDLAKLRAVRLGGYVNSAPDFASLPQVVNGASDLVAAVLGENGKHARFAVGVAQLPLDAAVEVEGIFEILP; this is encoded by the coding sequence ATGACCGCATCGTCCGACACCCCGCTCGCGCGGTTGAAAGAGCTGGGACTGACGCTGCCCGCCGCGGCCGCGCCGGTCGCCAACTATGTTCCTTTTGTGCGCACGGGCGCCTTGCTGTTCATATCGGGACAGCTGCCGCTGGGCGCCAATGGCGTCGACCCGGCGCACAAAGGCAAGCTGGGCGCCGGCGTTTCGCTTGAGGCGGGGCAATCCGCCGCGCGTCAGGCGGCGCTCAACGTCCTCGCCCAAGCCAACGCCGCCGTCGGCGATCTTGCGAAACTGCGCGCCGTGCGGCTCGGCGGCTATGTCAACAGCGCGCCCGACTTCGCTTCGCTGCCGCAAGTCGTCAACGGCGCTTCCGATCTCGTCGCCGCCGTGCTGGGCGAGAATGGCAAACATGCCCGCTTCGCCGTGGGCGTCGCGCAATTGCCGCTCGACGCCGCGGTCGAAGTGGAAGGAATCTTCGAGATTCTTCCATGA
- a CDS encoding TIGR00282 family metallophosphoesterase: MSTSAPLRFLFIGDVLGRSGRAALSRFVPRLREKWALDFVVANGENAAGGFGITEAICEEMLGLGVDCVTLGNHAFDQREALVFIERQPRLLRPVNYPPGTPGRGAGLYTAARGQQVLVVNPIGRVFMDALDDPFAAIERELGACPLGVGCDAIFIDMHAEASSEKMAMAHFVDGRASVVVGSHTHTPTADAQILPGGTGYQTDAGMTGDYDSVVGMDKEEPLRRFLRKTPGARYEPANGEATFCGVAAEIGADGLATMISPVRLGGRLREEWPKEWDAS; this comes from the coding sequence ATGTCGACATCCGCGCCGCTCCGCTTTCTCTTCATCGGCGACGTTCTGGGCCGTTCGGGCCGCGCGGCACTGTCGCGCTTTGTCCCCCGGCTGCGCGAAAAATGGGCGCTCGACTTCGTCGTCGCCAATGGCGAGAACGCCGCCGGAGGCTTTGGCATCACCGAAGCCATTTGTGAGGAAATGCTCGGCCTTGGCGTCGATTGCGTCACGCTCGGCAATCACGCCTTCGATCAGCGCGAGGCGCTGGTCTTCATCGAACGCCAGCCGCGGCTGCTGCGCCCGGTCAATTATCCGCCGGGAACGCCGGGACGCGGCGCCGGCCTCTATACAGCGGCGCGCGGGCAGCAGGTGCTCGTCGTCAATCCGATCGGCCGGGTGTTCATGGACGCGCTCGATGATCCTTTTGCCGCCATCGAGCGCGAGCTGGGCGCCTGCCCGCTTGGCGTCGGATGCGACGCCATCTTTATCGACATGCACGCCGAGGCGTCGAGCGAGAAAATGGCGATGGCGCATTTCGTCGACGGCCGCGCGTCCGTAGTGGTCGGCTCGCATACGCATACGCCGACCGCCGACGCGCAGATTCTGCCTGGAGGCACCGGCTATCAGACTGACGCGGGCATGACGGGCGATTACGACTCCGTCGTCGGCATGGACAAGGAGGAGCCGCTTCGCCGGTTCCTGCGCAAGACGCCCGGCGCGCGCTATGAGCCCGCCAATGGCGAGGCGACCTTCTGCGGCGTGGCGGCCGAAATCGGCGCCGACGGCCTGGCGACCATGATCTCGCCGGTGCGGCTCGGCGGCCGGCTGCGGGAAGAGTGGCCTAAGGAATGGGACGCGTCGTGA
- a CDS encoding SulP family inorganic anion transporter: MFRRHLDYYVRYLDHDIPAGVVVFLVAVPLCLGIAVASGAPPFSGVISGIIGGLVVSLISGSQLSVSGPAAGLTVIVATAVEKLGFDAMLLAVALSGLLQLGMGFLRAGVIGAFFPSAVIKGMLAAIGLILIMKQLPHAVGYDADAEADLSFLEDDSHTRLSFLFDAFRSFSTGAVIVSVVSLAIMLLWDTPYIKKHRYLSLAPGPLVAVLFGIAYNIAAQTLVPALAIAPQHLVNLPAIFGPIDFAREFSFPDFTRLIDVQIYVTAATLALVGSLETLLSLEAVDKLDPLKRIAPTNQELKAQGVGNFLSGMLGGLPITAVIVRSSASIDAGAHTKVASFVHGVLLLLSAMFLASLLNMIPLACLAAVLLLTGYKLAKPKLFVQQYEKGFNQFAPFAVTVGAILSTDLLKGMTIGMAVGLFFVLRANYHSAFTLTRDGRNYLLRLQKDVSFLNKAQLRNFLENVEEDSYLVIDGTRAGFIDQDIMETIQDFIKAASDYNIRVELKEMRGLQPVNGLVPAE, translated from the coding sequence GTGTTCAGGAGACATCTCGACTACTACGTCCGCTACCTCGATCATGACATTCCGGCGGGGGTCGTGGTGTTTCTCGTCGCGGTGCCGCTGTGCCTCGGCATTGCGGTCGCTTCCGGCGCCCCGCCCTTTTCGGGAGTTATCTCGGGGATCATCGGCGGGCTCGTCGTCTCTTTGATTAGCGGTTCGCAGTTGAGCGTTTCGGGTCCTGCCGCAGGCCTGACCGTCATTGTCGCGACCGCGGTCGAAAAACTCGGCTTCGACGCCATGCTGCTTGCGGTGGCGCTGTCGGGCCTCCTGCAATTGGGGATGGGCTTTCTGCGGGCGGGCGTCATCGGCGCGTTTTTTCCGTCGGCCGTCATCAAGGGCATGCTCGCGGCGATCGGGTTGATCCTGATCATGAAACAGTTGCCGCATGCGGTTGGCTACGACGCCGACGCGGAAGCTGACTTGTCGTTCCTCGAGGACGACAGCCACACGCGTCTCTCCTTTCTCTTTGACGCCTTTCGCTCCTTTTCGACGGGAGCGGTGATCGTGAGCGTCGTCTCCCTCGCGATCATGCTCCTTTGGGATACGCCCTACATCAAGAAGCATCGCTACCTTTCGCTCGCGCCCGGTCCGCTGGTCGCGGTGCTGTTTGGGATCGCCTATAATATCGCGGCTCAGACGCTGGTTCCCGCTTTGGCGATCGCGCCGCAGCACCTCGTCAATCTTCCGGCCATCTTTGGACCGATAGATTTCGCGCGGGAGTTCAGCTTTCCAGACTTTACGCGGCTGATCGACGTCCAGATCTATGTGACGGCCGCCACTTTGGCGCTGGTCGGCAGCCTTGAAACTCTGCTGAGTCTCGAAGCGGTCGATAAGCTCGACCCGCTCAAGCGCATCGCGCCGACCAATCAGGAACTCAAAGCCCAGGGCGTCGGCAATTTCCTGAGCGGCATGTTGGGCGGATTGCCGATCACTGCGGTGATCGTGCGCAGTTCCGCCAGCATCGACGCTGGCGCGCACACCAAGGTGGCGTCCTTTGTCCACGGCGTGCTGCTGTTGCTCAGCGCGATGTTCCTGGCGAGCCTGCTCAATATGATTCCGCTCGCGTGCCTTGCTGCGGTGCTGCTACTGACGGGTTACAAGCTCGCGAAGCCGAAGCTCTTCGTTCAGCAATATGAGAAGGGCTTCAACCAGTTCGCGCCCTTCGCCGTGACGGTCGGCGCCATTCTTTCGACGGATCTCCTCAAGGGCATGACGATCGGCATGGCCGTGGGCCTCTTCTTCGTGTTGCGGGCGAATTACCACTCCGCGTTCACGCTCACGCGCGACGGCCGGAACTACCTGCTGCGCCTGCAAAAGGATGTGTCCTTCCTCAATAAGGCGCAGCTGCGCAACTTCCTCGAGAATGTCGAGGAAGACAGCTATCTGGTGATCGACGGCACGCGCGCCGGCTTTATCGATCAGGACATCATGGAGACGATTCAGGATTTCATCAAAGCCGCGAGCGATTACAATATCCGGGTGGAGCTCAAGGAAATGCGGGGCCTGCAGCCGGTCAACGGATTGGTCCCCGCGGAATAG
- a CDS encoding carbonic anhydrase produces MKSFEKLLLENKAWAEEVRERDPGYFERLDADQKPEFLWIGCSDSRVPADIIVNALPGAIFAHRNIANQVICTDFNCLSVIQYAVQVLKVPHVIVCGHYNCGGVRAALDRQRPDLELLNKWLMHIKDTYRMHRDEIDALNSQTERANRLVELNVIEQVMRLSQFSIVQTAWKEDQRPMLHGWVFGLDDGILHQLITLPPGSDVDVIYQQHGGQDF; encoded by the coding sequence ATGAAATCCTTCGAAAAACTGTTGCTTGAGAACAAAGCCTGGGCCGAGGAAGTCCGTGAGCGCGATCCCGGCTATTTCGAGCGTCTCGATGCTGATCAGAAGCCCGAATTCTTGTGGATCGGCTGCTCTGACAGCCGCGTGCCGGCCGACATCATCGTCAACGCGCTGCCGGGCGCGATTTTCGCGCACCGCAACATCGCCAATCAGGTGATCTGCACGGACTTCAACTGTCTCAGCGTCATCCAATACGCTGTGCAGGTGCTCAAAGTTCCGCATGTCATCGTCTGCGGTCACTATAATTGCGGCGGCGTTCGCGCCGCCCTTGACCGACAGCGCCCCGATCTGGAGCTGCTCAATAAATGGCTGATGCACATTAAAGACACCTATCGGATGCATAGAGATGAGATCGACGCGCTCAACTCCCAGACGGAACGCGCCAACCGACTTGTCGAACTCAACGTCATCGAGCAGGTGATGCGTCTGTCGCAATTTTCGATTGTGCAGACCGCCTGGAAAGAAGACCAGCGGCCGATGCTGCACGGCTGGGTGTTCGGGCTCGACGATGGGATCCTGCATCAGCTCATCACGTTGCCGCCGGGCAGCGACGTCGACGTCATCTATCAGCAACATGGCGGCCAGGATTTCTAA
- a CDS encoding NAD(P)H-hydrate dehydratase, with protein sequence MPSAFPLEILTTDQMARADRLTIESGVPAMSLMESAAVAIARATSQILQRTSGRRVLVLCGPGNNGGDGFVAARLLRAQRYKVRVASLTPLDQLRGDAAQAAAAWPCPVSSALECSFDGIDLAIDALFGTGLARDLDSNASALVRRLNRWRRESGQNVVAVDIPSGVDGTTGAVRGAAVEADATVTFFRVKTGHLLLPGRLHCGALTCAHIGIRPSALDSLAVETFVNMPQLWRAALPLPQVDGHKYSRGHALVVSGGASFTGAARLSAAAALRAGAGLVTLASPIEALAVNASALTSVMVRPADGAKGLAKVLSDERKNAVAIGPGLGVSEESCAQVETALAPQAYRRAAVLDADALSSFAGDPERLWRATRAAPGPVVMTPHAGEFARLFAACESDCGCRSKLDKAREAARASGAVVLFKGADTVVAAPDGRASILPYATPWLATAGSGDVLTGVIAGLLAQRMDGFLAASCAAWMHARAAEIFGPGLIADDIIAALPQVWRELCAAQQK encoded by the coding sequence ATGCCCTCCGCGTTCCCGCTCGAAATCCTCACGACGGATCAAATGGCTCGCGCCGATCGCCTGACGATCGAGAGCGGCGTGCCGGCGATGTCGCTGATGGAGAGCGCCGCCGTGGCGATCGCGCGTGCGACCAGCCAAATTCTTCAACGCACCAGCGGGCGGCGGGTCCTGGTGCTCTGCGGTCCCGGCAACAATGGCGGCGACGGCTTCGTCGCGGCGCGGCTGCTGCGCGCGCAGCGCTATAAAGTGCGCGTCGCCTCCCTGACCCCGCTCGACCAATTGCGCGGCGACGCGGCGCAAGCGGCCGCCGCCTGGCCCTGTCCAGTCTCGTCAGCGCTCGAGTGCAGCTTCGACGGCATCGATCTCGCTATCGACGCTCTGTTCGGAACGGGCCTCGCGCGCGATCTCGATTCGAACGCCAGCGCGCTCGTCCGCCGCCTGAACCGCTGGCGTCGCGAAAGCGGCCAGAACGTCGTCGCCGTCGATATTCCCAGCGGCGTCGATGGGACGACCGGCGCGGTGCGCGGCGCGGCGGTGGAGGCCGACGCGACGGTCACCTTCTTTCGCGTGAAGACCGGCCATCTGCTGTTGCCCGGCCGTCTGCATTGTGGCGCGCTCACCTGCGCGCATATCGGCATTCGACCCTCCGCGCTCGATTCGCTCGCCGTTGAGACTTTCGTCAACATGCCGCAGCTCTGGCGCGCCGCGCTGCCCCTGCCGCAAGTCGACGGCCACAAATATTCGCGCGGCCATGCGCTGGTCGTTTCGGGCGGCGCCTCCTTTACAGGCGCCGCACGGCTTTCGGCGGCTGCGGCCTTGCGCGCCGGCGCGGGTCTCGTGACGCTCGCCAGCCCAATCGAAGCGCTTGCGGTCAACGCCAGCGCGCTCACGTCGGTCATGGTTCGGCCGGCCGACGGCGCGAAGGGCCTCGCCAAGGTTCTCTCCGACGAGCGCAAGAACGCCGTCGCCATCGGTCCGGGCCTGGGCGTCAGCGAGGAAAGCTGCGCACAGGTCGAAACGGCGCTTGCGCCGCAGGCCTATCGCCGCGCCGCGGTCCTCGACGCGGACGCGCTCTCGAGCTTCGCCGGCGATCCAGAGCGGCTGTGGCGCGCAACGCGCGCCGCGCCGGGTCCGGTAGTGATGACGCCGCACGCCGGCGAATTCGCACGGCTCTTCGCCGCTTGCGAGAGCGATTGCGGCTGCCGCTCGAAACTCGACAAGGCGCGCGAGGCCGCGCGCGCCAGCGGCGCGGTTGTGCTCTTCAAAGGGGCGGACACGGTCGTCGCCGCGCCCGATGGACGCGCCTCGATCCTTCCTTATGCGACGCCCTGGCTCGCCACCGCGGGCTCGGGCGACGTCTTGACCGGCGTCATCGCCGGCTTGCTGGCGCAGCGCATGGACGGCTTCCTCGCGGCGTCCTGCGCCGCCTGGATGCATGCGCGCGCCGCCGAGATTTTTGGTCCGGGGCTGATCGCCGACGATATCATCGCCGCCTTGCCGCAGGTGTGGCGGGAGCTCTGCGCGGCGCAACAAAAATAG
- a CDS encoding glycerophosphodiester phosphodiesterase family protein codes for MNPRDFSWLTARPIAHRGLHDARKGVIENSISAARAAIAAGFGVECDVQLTADGELVVFHDETLERLTEGAGAVAKHSADELGRLRLRGANDAIPRFSEFLAVIGGRTPIIVEIKSAFDGDPTVAQRLAQSLARYEGPVAVESFDPDQIAFLRARAAALGIAHRPLGIVGEAHYDADDWPQLSIAQRAELTHFLHYRRTLPDFLSWRVRDLPHAIPLLLRDALKLPVTAWTVRSPEMAARAREWTDQIVFEGFAP; via the coding sequence ATGAACCCCCGTGATTTTTCGTGGCTGACGGCGCGGCCGATCGCGCACCGCGGACTGCATGACGCCCGCAAGGGCGTGATCGAAAATTCGATTTCGGCCGCCCGCGCGGCGATCGCCGCGGGCTTTGGCGTCGAATGCGACGTGCAGCTCACAGCCGACGGCGAACTCGTCGTATTTCACGACGAGACGCTGGAGCGCCTGACCGAAGGCGCCGGCGCTGTCGCGAAGCACAGCGCGGATGAACTCGGCCGTCTGCGGCTGCGCGGCGCCAATGACGCCATTCCGAGATTTTCTGAGTTTCTCGCCGTGATCGGCGGACGAACGCCGATCATTGTGGAGATCAAGAGCGCCTTCGATGGCGACCCCACCGTCGCGCAGCGCTTGGCGCAGTCGCTGGCGCGTTACGAGGGGCCCGTCGCCGTCGAAAGTTTCGATCCCGATCAGATCGCCTTTCTTCGCGCGCGCGCCGCGGCGCTTGGGATCGCGCATCGGCCGCTCGGCATCGTCGGCGAGGCGCATTACGACGCGGATGATTGGCCGCAGCTGTCGATCGCGCAGCGCGCGGAGCTCACGCACTTTCTGCACTACAGGCGCACGCTGCCGGATTTCCTGTCTTGGCGCGTGCGCGATCTTCCGCACGCGATTCCGCTGCTGTTGCGCGATGCGCTGAAACTTCCGGTAACTGCCTGGACGGTGCGCTCGCCGGAGATGGCGGCGCGGGCGCGAGAATGGACCGATCAGATCGTCTTTGAAGGTTTCGCGCCGTAA
- a CDS encoding transposase: MRRRIPSRLAFRYVSDMLTAALIAFDSPGAPLRREAVARSLGSLVESCVQGLIADALILAAPGRGLGGIADEAGCALIETPHAADGLAQALKAARRDHLLLLLAGFAVERDFAEEAQDFFAYGDASRARTLRLAPDSLITRLAPGLARPVGLIAPKNALAAAAEGANWARLVRKMRGADLTTRARRVL, from the coding sequence ATGCGGCGCCGCATTCCGTCGCGCCTCGCTTTCCGCTATGTCAGCGACATGCTGACCGCCGCGCTCATCGCCTTCGACTCTCCCGGCGCGCCGCTGCGCCGGGAGGCCGTGGCGCGCAGCCTCGGTTCGCTCGTCGAATCCTGCGTCCAGGGACTGATCGCCGACGCTCTGATCCTCGCCGCGCCGGGACGAGGCCTGGGCGGGATCGCCGACGAAGCCGGCTGCGCGCTGATCGAGACGCCGCACGCCGCCGACGGCTTGGCGCAAGCGCTGAAAGCGGCGCGGCGCGACCATCTTCTCCTTCTGCTGGCCGGGTTCGCCGTGGAGCGCGACTTTGCCGAGGAAGCGCAGGATTTTTTCGCCTATGGCGATGCAAGCCGCGCCCGAACGCTTCGGCTGGCTCCGGATTCCTTGATCACCCGTCTTGCGCCGGGTCTGGCGCGTCCGGTCGGGCTCATTGCGCCAAAGAACGCGCTCGCGGCGGCGGCCGAAGGCGCGAATTGGGCGCGACTTGTGCGAAAGATGCGGGGCGCCGATCTGACGACCCGCGCCCGCCGCGTCCTGTAG
- a CDS encoding aminodeoxychorismate synthase component I, with protein MQDAAERPAVLTQKDAPARPYVVFEDGRSDGQALLFEEPEEIIVARAAKDVAAAFERMEAATRRGLHLAGYAGYELGYALEPKFAAQATPDAQTPLLLFGAFRAPRPWSLPPAESAAPNIALSPAWTQEEYTQRFNTCRDYIFAGDVYQINLTFPLYGRYDGDALSLYRGLRKRQPVAYGGVVALEAETVVSLSPEVFFEAQDRDIRARPMKGTAQRGVMPTEDMARAQYLVEDEKSRAENLMIVDLLRNDLSRLAVVGTVKVTDLFTIQTYPTLHQMTSGIEARLRDDVTLKDLFTGLFPCGSVTGAPKIRAMEIIRDLECAARGVYCGALGVIAPDGDIRFNVAIRTLTIFPGGDLVCNVGSAIVADSRAREEYEECLIKARFLTGARATSA; from the coding sequence ATGCAAGACGCCGCCGAACGCCCCGCCGTCCTGACGCAAAAAGACGCGCCGGCGCGGCCTTACGTCGTTTTCGAAGACGGCCGCAGCGACGGACAGGCGCTGCTGTTCGAGGAGCCCGAGGAGATCATCGTGGCGCGCGCGGCGAAAGACGTCGCGGCGGCGTTCGAACGCATGGAGGCGGCGACAAGGCGCGGCCTCCATCTCGCCGGCTACGCCGGTTACGAGCTCGGCTATGCGCTGGAGCCAAAGTTCGCCGCTCAAGCGACGCCCGACGCGCAGACGCCGCTGCTCCTCTTCGGCGCGTTTCGGGCGCCACGGCCCTGGTCGCTGCCGCCTGCCGAGAGCGCGGCGCCGAACATTGCGCTTTCGCCTGCCTGGACTCAGGAAGAATACACGCAACGATTCAACACGTGCCGAGACTATATTTTCGCCGGCGACGTTTATCAGATCAATCTCACCTTCCCGCTGTACGGACGCTATGACGGCGATGCGCTGTCGCTGTATCGCGGTCTGCGCAAGCGCCAGCCGGTCGCTTATGGCGGCGTCGTCGCGCTGGAAGCCGAAACCGTCGTGTCGCTCTCGCCGGAAGTCTTCTTTGAGGCGCAGGACCGCGACATTCGCGCCCGCCCGATGAAAGGCACCGCGCAGCGCGGCGTGATGCCGACCGAAGACATGGCGCGCGCGCAATATCTCGTCGAAGACGAAAAATCGCGCGCCGAAAATCTGATGATCGTCGATCTTCTTCGAAACGATCTGTCGCGGCTCGCCGTCGTCGGCACGGTGAAAGTGACGGATCTTTTCACCATCCAGACCTATCCGACGCTGCATCAGATGACGTCGGGCATCGAGGCGCGGCTGCGCGACGACGTGACGCTGAAGGATCTGTTCACCGGGCTTTTCCCTTGCGGCTCGGTGACCGGCGCGCCCAAGATCCGCGCGATGGAGATCATTCGCGATCTCGAATGCGCGGCGCGCGGCGTCTATTGCGGGGCGCTCGGCGTCATCGCGCCAGATGGCGACATTCGTTTCAATGTCGCGATCCGCACGCTGACGATCTTTCCGGGCGGCGACCTCGTCTGCAATGTCGGCTCCGCCATCGTGGCCGATTCCCGCGCGCGCGAAGAGTATGAGGAATGTCTGATCAAGGCGCGCTTCCTGACGGGCGCGAGAGCGACTTCGGCCTGA
- a CDS encoding aminotransferase class IV codes for MSDQGALPDGRESDFGLIETLLWTRGEGFHLLAEHLARLAASSAALGFAHDEAQARDALNAAVAGASSGRLRARLVLARDGTIETSVTPIEPIPPGTVWRVAVAERRFSSADPLLRHKTTRRALYEDALAEAAQRCGADEVLFQNEHDELCEAARCNLFVPANEILLTPPLSCGLLPGTLRAALIAQGRARESILRLEDISGSEFFLGNSVRGLVRARLVD; via the coding sequence ATGTCTGATCAAGGCGCGCTTCCTGACGGGCGCGAGAGCGACTTCGGCCTGATCGAAACGCTGCTGTGGACGCGCGGCGAAGGCTTTCATCTGCTTGCTGAACATCTCGCGCGGCTTGCGGCGTCGAGCGCCGCGCTCGGCTTCGCCCATGACGAGGCGCAAGCCCGCGATGCGCTGAACGCCGCTGTCGCGGGGGCGTCGAGCGGACGCCTTCGCGCGCGGCTGGTTCTCGCGCGCGACGGAACGATCGAAACCAGCGTCACGCCGATCGAACCTATTCCGCCAGGTACAGTCTGGCGCGTCGCCGTCGCCGAGCGGCGCTTCTCTTCCGCCGATCCGCTGCTACGGCACAAGACGACCCGGCGCGCGCTCTATGAAGACGCGCTCGCCGAAGCGGCGCAGCGCTGCGGGGCCGATGAAGTTCTCTTTCAAAACGAGCATGACGAGCTGTGCGAAGCGGCCCGCTGCAATCTCTTCGTCCCAGCGAACGAAATTTTGCTGACCCCGCCGCTGTCCTGCGGCCTGCTGCCGGGAACGCTGCGCGCCGCGCTCATTGCGCAAGGGCGCGCCCGCGAGTCGATCCTGCGGCTTGAAGATATTTCAGGGTCCGAGTTTTTTCTCGGCAATTCGGTGCGCGGGCTGGTTCGCGCGCGGCTCGTCGATTAA
- a CDS encoding cell envelope integrity EipB family protein, translating into MISLRVLAAAICAATPVGQAFAERALPLANHRAVYDLSLLKSSGAKAPAQARGRIAFDFSGSACEGYVQNFRQITELQPSEGAAKLSDMRSATFEGGDGADFRFKVETKVDNSRTDEVDGKAKKSADARLAIDLAKPKRTRLELAGPMLFPTEHLRKIVETAAAGEQLLEARVFDGTGDGEKAFDTLTVIGKPTTEPPQEKVARVNALNNIRRWPVTISYFDLGKKDGQPIYVLSFDLYENGVSRALKLDYGDFVLRGDMTDLILQPTPACKK; encoded by the coding sequence ATGATTTCGTTACGCGTGCTGGCCGCGGCGATCTGCGCGGCGACGCCGGTCGGCCAGGCGTTCGCCGAGCGCGCATTGCCGCTCGCCAATCATCGCGCTGTTTATGATCTGAGCCTGTTGAAATCGAGCGGCGCGAAGGCGCCGGCGCAGGCGCGCGGCCGGATCGCTTTCGATTTTTCCGGTTCGGCCTGCGAGGGCTATGTGCAGAACTTTCGCCAGATCACCGAATTGCAGCCCTCGGAAGGGGCGGCCAAGCTCTCCGACATGCGTTCGGCGACATTCGAGGGCGGCGACGGCGCGGACTTTCGCTTCAAAGTGGAGACCAAAGTCGACAATTCGCGGACCGATGAGGTCGACGGAAAGGCCAAGAAATCCGCCGACGCCCGGCTTGCCATCGATCTTGCAAAGCCAAAGCGCACGCGACTGGAGCTGGCCGGTCCGATGCTCTTTCCGACGGAACATTTGCGCAAGATCGTGGAAACCGCCGCGGCCGGCGAACAGCTGCTCGAAGCGCGGGTCTTCGACGGCACGGGCGACGGCGAGAAGGCCTTCGATACCTTAACGGTCATTGGCAAGCCGACGACCGAGCCGCCCCAGGAAAAGGTCGCGCGCGTGAATGCGCTCAACAATATCCGTCGCTGGCCGGTTACGATTTCCTATTTCGACCTGGGCAAGAAGGACGGGCAGCCGATTTATGTGCTGTCCTTCGACCTTTATGAAAACGGCGTCTCGCGCGCGCTGAAGCTCGACTATGGCGACTTCGTCTTGCGCGGAGACATGACGGATCTCATTTTGCAACCGACGCCGGCCTGCAAAAAATAG